In a single window of the Acetivibrio clariflavus DSM 19732 genome:
- a CDS encoding RNA polymerase sigma factor gives MEINQLVQASKKGDMQSFIQLLRLKEELIYNIAKAYTQNSHDAEDCISESTIRAYDKLKQLKDPEKFYTWYISILVNTCRKKYKTLNREVEYIPEQHDFATEEIMKSTDNRILVEGILEHLKENEREIIVLRYLRDFSLEEIAEILTIPVGTVKSRISRIIGKIKIKYGRCSHEI, from the coding sequence ATGGAAATTAATCAGTTGGTGCAGGCCAGTAAAAAGGGTGATATGCAAAGCTTTATTCAGCTTCTCAGGCTTAAAGAGGAATTGATATATAACATTGCAAAGGCTTACACGCAAAACAGCCATGATGCTGAAGACTGTATCAGCGAATCGACCATACGGGCTTATGACAAGTTAAAACAGCTTAAAGATCCTGAAAAGTTTTATACTTGGTACATATCCATCCTGGTCAATACCTGCAGGAAGAAATACAAGACCCTAAACAGGGAAGTGGAGTATATACCCGAACAGCACGATTTTGCAACGGAAGAGATTATGAAAAGTACCGATAACCGTATTTTGGTGGAAGGGATACTGGAGCATTTGAAAGAAAACGAAAGGGAAATTATTGTATTACGGTATCTCAGAGACTTTTCACTGGAAGAGATAGCCGAGATACTGACAATACCTGTAGGTACAGTGAAGTCGAGAATTAGCAGGATTATAGGGAAAATTAAAATTAAGTACGGGAGGTGTTCACATGAGATTTGA
- a CDS encoding acetylxylan esterase, protein MLQYDMPLEELKKYKPALTKQPDFDEFWDKSLKKLAEVPLKYELTPYNYPVKGVKVYRVSYLGFENANIEGWLAIPEGEGLKPGLVLYHGYNWACEGLTYEVVNWALHGYVAMNMLVRGQQGNSVDNIISSTGFVPGWMCKGILNPEEYYYRAVFMDAVRAVEVLASLPEVDKTRIGVTGGSQGGGLSLVAAAFSDKVKVAVADYPFLANFERAIAITPQGPYPEIVQYLRRNAKPEIEAQVLKTLSYFDIMNLAPRIKCRTWISVGLVDEITPPSTIFAVYNNLSCPKEIAIYKYFGHEHIPVAIETKLSILMEELNP, encoded by the coding sequence ATGCTGCAATATGATATGCCTCTTGAGGAACTTAAAAAGTACAAACCGGCACTTACAAAACAGCCGGATTTTGACGAGTTCTGGGACAAAAGTCTTAAGAAACTGGCAGAAGTGCCGTTAAAATATGAACTCACACCGTATAATTATCCTGTGAAGGGCGTAAAAGTGTACAGGGTATCTTACTTGGGCTTTGAAAACGCCAATATTGAAGGATGGTTGGCAATACCTGAAGGAGAAGGATTAAAACCCGGCCTGGTTTTATATCATGGATACAACTGGGCATGCGAAGGATTGACCTATGAGGTTGTCAATTGGGCCTTACACGGTTATGTTGCAATGAATATGCTTGTACGCGGGCAACAGGGAAACAGTGTAGATAACATTATTTCATCAACGGGATTTGTTCCGGGATGGATGTGTAAAGGAATATTGAATCCTGAAGAATACTACTACAGAGCAGTTTTTATGGATGCTGTTCGGGCAGTGGAAGTTTTGGCATCGTTGCCTGAGGTGGATAAGACCAGAATAGGAGTAACCGGTGGCAGTCAGGGAGGAGGACTGTCTTTGGTTGCCGCAGCGTTTTCCGATAAAGTTAAAGTCGCAGTGGCCGACTACCCTTTCCTGGCGAATTTTGAGCGGGCTATTGCTATTACACCTCAGGGGCCGTACCCGGAAATTGTTCAGTACTTGAGAAGAAATGCAAAACCGGAAATTGAAGCTCAGGTTTTGAAAACCCTGTCTTATTTTGATATTATGAATCTTGCTCCCAGGATAAAATGCCGGACTTGGATAAGTGTGGGTTTGGTGGATGAAATAACACCGCCATCGACAATTTTTGCTGTGTACAATAATTTGAGCTGTCCAAAGGAAATAGCAATATATAAATACTTTGGCCACGAACATATACCTGTTGCAATTGAAACCAAGCTGAGTATATTGATGGAAGAACTGAATCCATAA
- a CDS encoding DNA polymerase IV gives MQKVIFLVDMNAFYISCEMSQNPELKGKPAAVAGDPKKRTGIILAANYEARKYGVRTTMLVHEAKKLCPEIILVPPRHEFYEKKSKEVMEILARYSPVIQQNSIDEAWLDMTGCEALFGKPVDAAEKIMKAIMNELDLWCSIGISENKFLAKMASELKKPLGITELWKRDVPEKLWPLPVREMYGIGRQTEKVLIDIGIYTIGDIAKSDPAFLAKKLGKYGEEIYRLANGIDESEVLENPQVKSKSIGRSTTLPENITDLELAKTIILKLAEEVGMEARKQNYKGRTVSIVIRYDDFKTITRQKTVRATYLTKEIYAAGAKLLEENWNSKKPVRLLGISLNNISTDEVEQLSIFNLNGGEEVNEKEEKLEKAFDSIRERFGFDKIKRAVILKDDF, from the coding sequence ATGCAAAAGGTTATTTTTCTTGTGGATATGAATGCCTTTTATATTAGCTGCGAGATGTCTCAAAATCCCGAACTGAAGGGTAAGCCGGCTGCTGTTGCAGGAGATCCCAAAAAGCGGACAGGAATTATTCTTGCGGCAAATTATGAAGCTAGGAAGTATGGAGTAAGAACCACAATGCTGGTGCATGAGGCAAAAAAACTATGTCCTGAAATTATTCTTGTGCCTCCTCGCCATGAATTTTATGAAAAAAAGTCAAAAGAAGTAATGGAAATATTGGCAAGATATTCACCGGTAATACAGCAGAACAGCATTGACGAAGCATGGCTGGATATGACCGGTTGTGAGGCATTGTTCGGTAAACCTGTGGACGCTGCGGAAAAAATTATGAAAGCTATAATGAATGAACTGGATTTGTGGTGTTCGATAGGTATTTCCGAGAATAAATTCCTGGCAAAGATGGCGTCAGAGCTAAAAAAACCCCTTGGAATAACAGAGTTGTGGAAGAGGGATGTGCCGGAGAAACTATGGCCGCTTCCGGTCAGGGAAATGTATGGCATAGGAAGGCAGACAGAAAAAGTGCTTATAGATATTGGAATATATACCATTGGCGATATAGCAAAAAGTGATCCGGCGTTTCTTGCTAAAAAACTTGGCAAATACGGTGAAGAGATTTATCGTCTTGCGAACGGTATAGATGAATCGGAGGTTTTGGAAAATCCGCAGGTAAAAAGTAAATCTATAGGCAGGTCAACAACTCTTCCCGAGAATATAACCGATCTGGAACTGGCTAAAACAATTATATTGAAATTGGCTGAAGAAGTGGGGATGGAAGCCAGAAAACAAAACTACAAAGGAAGGACTGTTTCCATAGTCATTAGATATGACGATTTTAAAACCATAACCCGCCAAAAAACGGTGCGGGCTACATATTTGACAAAAGAGATATATGCTGCGGGAGCAAAACTTTTGGAAGAGAACTGGAACAGTAAAAAGCCGGTCAGGCTTTTGGGAATTTCGCTGAATAATATTTCCACCGATGAAGTGGAGCAACTTTCAATATTTAATTTGAACGGTGGAGAAGAAGTAAACGAAAAGGAAGAAAAACTTGAAAAAGCCTTTGATTCAATAAGAGAAAGGTTCGGTTTTGATAAAATCAAAAGGGCAGTAATTTTAAAAGATGATTTTTAA
- a CDS encoding glycoside hydrolase family 3 C-terminal domain-containing protein produces the protein MSRDIKKIIAEMTVEEKASLCSGFGNWHTKAVERLQIPPIMMVDGPHGLRIQFKNADLSDTQNSLPATCFPTAVNMASTWDRNLVEEIGKAIGEECRAEEVSILLGPGANIKRSPLCGRNFEYFSEDPYLSSQMAASHIKGVQSQGVGTSLKHFCANNQEHRRLTVDVKVDERTLREIYLASFEEAVKQAKPWTVMCSYNSVNGEFASENSYLLTHILRDEWGFEGFVVSDWGAVNERVKGLKAGLDLEMPYSGGERDKQIADAVKNGELPEEVLDKAVERLLKIIFKAIDNKKSGTTFDKKAHHELARRAARESMVLLKNEDGILPLKKQGKIALIGAFAKNPRFQGGGSSHVNPTYLSNAYDAIVDLAGQKAEILYSPGYDLETDVVDEKLIDEAKEAAAKADVAVIFAGLTDSYESEGYDRAHLRIPENHRLLIEAVAEVQGKTVVVLSNGSPIEMPWIDKVKAVLETYLGGQAVGEAVADILFGEFSPCGKLAETFPEKLSHNPSYLNFPGEGDSVEYREGLFVGYRYYDAKDIKPLFPFGFGLSYTDFEYSDIKLSKKEINDNELLTVSVKIKNTGKMRGKEIVQLYVRDVEKSVIRPDKELKGFEKIELDAGEEKTVTFSLDKRAFAYYNTEIKDWHVESGEFEILIGKSSQDIVLKEVVTVNSTIMIKKKFHMNTTLGDIMTYPGGLDKLNQYMHEYLKKHGMDKGIKHMKQSMDTEMVKYTPLRCLPSFSGNEVSKETVIKLLEDLNS, from the coding sequence ATGAGTCGAGATATTAAGAAAATTATTGCTGAAATGACTGTGGAGGAAAAAGCAAGTCTGTGCTCCGGTTTTGGCAATTGGCATACAAAAGCTGTTGAAAGGCTCCAAATACCACCTATTATGATGGTGGACGGACCTCACGGCCTGAGAATTCAGTTTAAGAACGCTGACTTGTCCGATACGCAAAACAGTTTGCCGGCCACTTGCTTTCCTACTGCAGTAAACATGGCCAGTACCTGGGACAGAAATCTCGTTGAGGAAATTGGCAAAGCTATAGGGGAAGAATGCCGGGCTGAGGAAGTTTCCATTTTACTTGGACCGGGAGCCAATATAAAGCGTTCACCCTTATGCGGCAGGAATTTCGAGTATTTCTCGGAGGACCCCTATCTCTCTTCTCAAATGGCTGCAAGCCATATAAAAGGAGTTCAAAGCCAGGGGGTAGGTACATCTTTGAAACACTTTTGCGCCAACAATCAAGAACACAGGAGATTGACTGTTGACGTAAAGGTGGATGAAAGGACTTTGCGGGAGATATATCTGGCAAGCTTTGAAGAGGCGGTAAAGCAGGCTAAGCCATGGACAGTTATGTGCTCTTACAACAGTGTAAACGGAGAGTTTGCCTCTGAAAACAGTTATCTTCTTACCCACATTTTGAGAGATGAGTGGGGATTTGAAGGATTTGTGGTATCCGACTGGGGAGCGGTAAACGAAAGGGTAAAGGGACTTAAAGCAGGTTTGGACCTGGAGATGCCTTACAGCGGTGGAGAGAGAGATAAACAGATAGCCGATGCAGTAAAAAATGGGGAATTGCCGGAAGAAGTCCTTGACAAAGCTGTGGAAAGGCTTTTGAAAATAATATTTAAGGCCATTGATAACAAGAAATCCGGTACCACCTTTGACAAGAAAGCCCATCATGAATTGGCAAGACGGGCTGCCAGAGAATCGATGGTATTGTTGAAAAATGAAGATGGTATTTTGCCTTTAAAGAAACAGGGCAAAATAGCATTGATCGGTGCTTTTGCCAAGAATCCGAGATTTCAGGGCGGAGGAAGCTCCCATGTTAATCCTACATATCTTTCCAATGCCTATGACGCAATAGTTGATTTAGCTGGTCAGAAGGCTGAGATTCTTTATTCTCCGGGATATGACCTGGAAACTGATGTGGTGGATGAAAAATTAATTGATGAGGCAAAAGAGGCAGCGGCAAAGGCCGATGTGGCAGTAATATTTGCGGGACTAACCGACAGTTACGAGTCGGAAGGTTATGACAGAGCACATTTGAGGATACCGGAAAACCACAGGCTACTGATTGAAGCTGTTGCAGAGGTTCAAGGCAAGACAGTTGTGGTATTAAGCAACGGTTCACCAATAGAGATGCCATGGATTGATAAAGTAAAGGCAGTTTTGGAAACCTATCTTGGAGGACAGGCAGTAGGTGAGGCTGTTGCCGATATACTGTTTGGCGAGTTTTCTCCCTGCGGAAAACTGGCTGAGACTTTCCCGGAAAAACTAAGCCATAATCCTTCATATTTAAACTTCCCGGGAGAAGGAGACTCGGTTGAATATAGGGAAGGCCTGTTTGTGGGATACAGATATTATGATGCAAAAGATATAAAACCACTGTTTCCTTTCGGATTTGGACTAAGCTATACCGATTTTGAGTACAGCGATATAAAGTTAAGCAAAAAAGAAATTAATGATAATGAGCTACTGACTGTAAGTGTAAAAATAAAGAATACCGGAAAAATGAGGGGCAAGGAAATTGTCCAGCTGTATGTGAGAGATGTGGAGAAAAGTGTAATAAGGCCGGATAAGGAACTTAAAGGCTTTGAAAAGATTGAACTGGATGCGGGAGAGGAAAAGACAGTAACCTTTTCATTGGACAAACGGGCTTTTGCCTATTACAATACAGAGATTAAAGATTGGCATGTTGAGAGTGGGGAATTTGAGATACTGATAGGTAAGTCTTCTCAGGATATAGTCTTAAAGGAAGTTGTTACCGTCAATTCCACTATCATGATAAAAAAGAAGTTCCACATGAATACAACTTTAGGTGACATAATGACTTATCCCGGAGGCTTGGACAAATTAAATCAATACATGCATGAATATTTGAAAAAGCACGGCATGGATAAGGGAATTAAACATATGAAACAGAGTATGGATACAGAGATGGTTAAATATACACCGCTACGATGCTTACCTTCCTTTAGCGGCAACGAAGTGTCAAAAGAAACGGTAATTAAGTTGCTTGAGGATTTGAACAGCTGA
- a CDS encoding D-lyxose/D-mannose family sugar isomerase, producing the protein MLTRELYNESCKRALGYLQKAGIVITEEEKRNIEVAEYGLGQHEEIGLQLVVYVNTDRCCAKELILFPGQTCPEHRHPPVGNEPGKEETFRCRWGKVYLYVPGEPVENPKAILPKGREKYFTVFREIELNPGQQYTIEPNTLHWFQAGPEGAVISEFSTKSRDEYDIYTDPDINPAQSRKI; encoded by the coding sequence ATGCTTACAAGGGAATTATACAATGAATCCTGCAAAAGGGCACTGGGATATCTTCAGAAAGCGGGCATTGTTATTACTGAAGAGGAAAAACGCAATATAGAAGTTGCTGAGTATGGCTTGGGACAGCATGAAGAAATTGGGCTTCAGCTTGTTGTATACGTCAATACCGACAGATGCTGCGCAAAAGAACTGATTTTATTTCCTGGACAGACTTGCCCTGAGCACAGGCATCCTCCTGTGGGAAATGAACCGGGCAAGGAAGAGACTTTTCGATGCAGATGGGGAAAAGTGTATTTATATGTGCCCGGGGAACCGGTTGAAAATCCGAAAGCGATTTTACCAAAGGGAAGAGAAAAGTATTTTACGGTTTTCAGGGAGATAGAGCTGAATCCGGGTCAGCAATATACCATTGAACCCAATACTCTTCATTGGTTTCAGGCCGGACCTGAAGGGGCGGTTATATCGGAGTTTTCTACAAAGAGCCGGGATGAGTATGATATATATACCGACCCTGACATTAACCCTGCCCAGAGTAGAAAAATTTAA
- a CDS encoding glycoside hydrolase family 9 protein: MKKTVSLLVVLAMLLAMLPASMVSAAGNFNYAEALQKAIYFYECQQAGPLPEWNRVEWRGDATMNDYVLGGWYDAGDHVKFNLPMSYSASMLGWALYEYGDKIASSGQKVHLENNLRFVLDYLVACDKGDYIVYQIGDGNRDHSWWGPVEVIEKEMERPYFTGKPTCVTAQMAAALAIGSIVLKDQNYLKHAKSLFELSDKTRSDADYKAAENFYKSWSGWQDELMWAAIWLYLATNDVSYLNKAESLVSIQNRENQSDLIKFTWAHCWDDVLSGAMLMLAKITDKPEYHEYVQRHLNWWTVGYEGRRVNYVGDLAWLDSWGCLRYATTEAFLATVYADHINDATLKDRYQTFAKKQVDYALGSTGRSFVVGFGEKSPQRPHHRTAHGSWTDQMDNPPYHRHILYGALVGGPDSSGKYNDDIKDYVCNEVATDYNAGFVGALCSMYAKYGGTPLANFPEPEEREDEFFVEGVIMNNNANDLSVKLLLNNRSGWPARMIKDLKYHYYVDLSEGVDPSDVTVSTNYIEPNMDATVSQLIPYPNKPNIYYVEVKYKDGTNIYPGGQSEYSAELQLRLTAKSGSKWDPTNDPSFKGLGTGNTPVKSTTITVYDGDTLIFGTEPDGTTPSSTPRNTPTQPTPTPTNNEVMKGDLDGDKDITSIDYAYLKMHLLGMSKLNEQQLKAADVDSNNSVDSIDLALIKAYLLGIIKSF, from the coding sequence TTGAAAAAGACAGTGAGCTTATTAGTGGTATTGGCTATGCTTTTGGCTATGCTGCCAGCATCTATGGTGTCTGCAGCAGGAAATTTCAACTATGCTGAAGCTCTTCAAAAAGCAATTTATTTCTATGAGTGTCAGCAAGCTGGACCGCTTCCTGAGTGGAACCGTGTTGAGTGGCGTGGAGATGCCACTATGAATGACTATGTATTGGGCGGATGGTATGATGCCGGAGACCATGTAAAGTTTAATCTGCCTATGTCCTACAGTGCATCCATGCTAGGCTGGGCATTGTACGAGTATGGCGATAAGATTGCGTCATCAGGACAAAAGGTTCATCTTGAAAACAATTTAAGGTTTGTATTGGACTATTTGGTTGCTTGTGACAAAGGCGATTACATAGTTTACCAGATTGGAGACGGTAATAGAGACCATTCCTGGTGGGGACCTGTTGAAGTTATTGAGAAGGAAATGGAAAGACCGTATTTCACAGGAAAACCTACCTGTGTAACTGCGCAAATGGCAGCAGCTCTTGCAATCGGATCCATTGTATTAAAAGACCAAAATTATCTCAAACACGCAAAGAGCCTTTTTGAATTATCCGATAAAACAAGAAGTGATGCTGATTACAAAGCAGCAGAAAACTTCTATAAATCATGGAGCGGTTGGCAGGACGAGCTTATGTGGGCAGCAATTTGGCTCTACCTTGCAACCAACGATGTATCATATCTCAATAAAGCTGAGTCCCTTGTATCTATCCAGAACAGAGAGAACCAATCAGATTTAATCAAGTTTACATGGGCTCATTGTTGGGATGATGTATTAAGCGGTGCTATGTTGATGTTGGCTAAAATAACTGATAAGCCTGAATATCATGAGTATGTTCAAAGACATCTTAACTGGTGGACAGTAGGATATGAAGGCAGAAGGGTAAATTATGTCGGAGATCTTGCTTGGCTTGATTCCTGGGGATGTTTAAGATATGCTACAACTGAGGCATTCCTGGCAACTGTATATGCCGATCATATAAATGATGCTACATTAAAGGACAGATATCAGACCTTTGCAAAGAAACAGGTTGACTATGCTCTCGGAAGCACTGGAAGAAGCTTTGTAGTAGGATTTGGTGAAAAATCACCGCAACGTCCGCATCACAGAACTGCTCATGGTTCATGGACAGACCAAATGGATAATCCTCCGTATCACAGACATATCCTTTATGGTGCACTTGTAGGAGGTCCGGATTCTTCAGGAAAATATAACGACGATATCAAGGACTATGTCTGCAATGAGGTTGCTACAGACTACAATGCCGGATTTGTAGGAGCACTCTGCAGTATGTATGCAAAATATGGCGGAACTCCGCTGGCAAACTTCCCAGAACCTGAAGAAAGAGAAGATGAGTTCTTTGTTGAAGGCGTAATTATGAATAACAATGCCAATGACCTGTCGGTTAAATTGTTGCTGAACAACCGTTCAGGCTGGCCGGCAAGAATGATAAAAGATTTGAAATACCACTATTATGTTGATCTCTCCGAAGGAGTAGATCCTAGTGATGTAACAGTTAGCACAAACTATATTGAGCCAAATATGGATGCTACCGTTTCACAGCTCATACCATATCCTAACAAACCAAACATTTACTATGTTGAAGTAAAATATAAGGACGGTACCAATATTTATCCTGGCGGACAGTCTGAATATTCTGCTGAACTTCAGCTCCGTCTTACTGCAAAATCAGGTTCCAAATGGGATCCTACCAACGACCCGTCCTTTAAAGGCTTAGGTACAGGAAATACACCGGTTAAATCAACAACAATTACCGTTTATGACGGAGATACATTGATATTTGGTACAGAGCCTGACGGTACAACACCTTCATCAACACCAAGAAATACTCCAACACAACCAACACCTACACCTACCAACAATGAAGTTATGAAAGGTGATTTGGACGGTGACAAAGATATTACTTCAATAGATTATGCTTATTTGAAGATGCATCTGCTTGGTATGTCAAAACTTAACGAGCAACAGCTCAAGGCAGCTGATGTTGACAGCAATAATTCGGTAGATTCAATAGATTTGGCGCTCATAAAAGCGTATCTTCTTGGAATAATAAAATCATTCTAA
- the pgsA gene encoding CDP-diacylglycerol--glycerol-3-phosphate 3-phosphatidyltransferase, with amino-acid sequence MNIPNILTIIRFLLVPVFGHFLYNGEYIIAIVIFISACITDVLDGVIARKFNLITSFGKLADPLADKCLQLTALTILTMQKIIPLPVLIIVLAKEIFMIAGSILIYKKVNFVVQANWYGKMTTVIFSFAIVMTIILYSSRIADSYTSLIINIFVFIAVFSTLFSFFMYSMEFRKLTNKK; translated from the coding sequence GTGAATATACCAAACATTCTAACCATAATAAGATTTTTGCTTGTTCCTGTTTTCGGACATTTTTTATACAACGGTGAATACATTATAGCTATTGTAATTTTTATAAGTGCATGTATCACTGATGTTTTAGACGGAGTAATTGCAAGAAAGTTCAATTTGATTACGTCTTTCGGAAAATTAGCGGACCCGCTGGCAGATAAATGTTTGCAATTAACGGCACTGACCATACTAACTATGCAAAAAATAATTCCCTTGCCCGTTTTGATAATTGTTTTGGCAAAGGAAATTTTCATGATAGCAGGAAGTATATTGATATATAAGAAGGTTAATTTTGTTGTACAGGCAAATTGGTATGGAAAGATGACTACTGTCATATTTTCTTTTGCCATAGTTATGACTATAATACTTTATTCTTCAAGAATTGCAGATTCATATACCAGTTTAATTATCAATATATTTGTTTTTATAGCAGTGTTTTCTACACTATTTTCTTTTTTTATGTATTCGATGGAGTTTAGAAAGTTAACAAATAAAAAATAA
- a CDS encoding acyl-CoA thioesterase, with product MYTSKTEIVVRYAETDQMGIAHHSNYPIWYEAARTDFIKGAGISYSEIEKRGCMLPLLELKSCYKKPARYEDELFIITKIKDLSSTRITFYYEVYDKKENTLLNYGETMHVWTDKNLRPVNMKKYAPDIYNFMLKLTQEDTVKDKE from the coding sequence ATGTATACTTCTAAAACTGAAATTGTAGTAAGATATGCCGAAACTGATCAAATGGGAATAGCTCATCATTCAAACTATCCTATTTGGTATGAAGCAGCCCGGACTGATTTTATAAAGGGTGCAGGAATTTCATATTCTGAAATTGAAAAAAGAGGATGTATGCTTCCTTTGCTGGAACTTAAGAGCTGTTATAAGAAACCTGCAAGGTATGAGGACGAGCTTTTTATTATAACAAAAATTAAAGATTTGTCTTCCACAAGAATAACTTTTTATTATGAAGTTTATGATAAAAAAGAAAATACATTATTAAATTATGGGGAAACTATGCATGTGTGGACCGATAAAAATTTAAGACCTGTTAACATGAAAAAATATGCTCCGGATATATATAATTTTATGTTAAAATTGACACAGGAGGATACAGTAAAGGATAAGGAATAA
- the pfkA gene encoding 6-phosphofructokinase produces MSDVKTIGVLTSGGDAPGMNAAIRAVVRSGLYYGFKVLGIRKGFNGLINGEIEEMTARSVGDIIQKGGTILQTARSALFKTEEGLNKAMSMAKVFGIDALVVIGGDGSYKGARDISKLGMNVVCIPGTIDNDIGCTEYTIGYDTALNTVQDAIDKIRDTAYSHERCSVLEVMGRHAGYIAVNVSISGGAEAVILPEKPFDLEKDVLKPIIEGRNRGKRNYTVIVAEGVEGKAIEIAKEITERTGIEARATILGHIQRGGSPTVQDRVMASRMGLKAVEVLKEGKRNRVIAVKNSAIIDLDLDEALQMKKDLPEELILLSKILSL; encoded by the coding sequence TTGAGCGATGTAAAGACAATAGGAGTACTTACCAGTGGAGGAGATGCACCGGGTATGAACGCTGCTATCAGGGCAGTGGTGAGATCCGGATTATATTATGGATTTAAAGTTTTAGGAATCAGAAAAGGATTTAATGGCTTGATAAATGGCGAGATTGAGGAGATGACCGCAAGGTCAGTGGGTGACATAATTCAAAAAGGCGGAACAATACTCCAAACTGCCAGATCGGCTCTTTTTAAAACAGAAGAAGGACTTAACAAGGCAATGTCGATGGCTAAGGTGTTCGGCATAGATGCGCTGGTTGTTATCGGAGGAGACGGTTCCTATAAAGGTGCCAGGGATATCAGCAAACTGGGAATGAATGTTGTATGTATACCGGGTACCATTGACAACGATATTGGCTGTACCGAATACACAATTGGATATGATACTGCACTGAATACAGTACAGGATGCCATTGACAAGATAAGGGATACCGCATATTCCCACGAAAGATGCAGTGTTCTTGAAGTTATGGGAAGACATGCCGGATACATAGCGGTTAATGTAAGTATATCCGGTGGTGCAGAAGCAGTTATATTGCCCGAAAAGCCTTTTGATCTTGAAAAAGACGTATTAAAGCCTATAATTGAAGGACGAAACAGAGGTAAAAGGAATTACACCGTTATTGTAGCGGAAGGTGTTGAAGGAAAAGCTATTGAAATAGCAAAGGAAATAACAGAAAGAACAGGTATTGAAGCCAGGGCGACTATTCTCGGTCACATACAGCGTGGAGGAAGCCCTACGGTTCAAGACAGAGTTATGGCCAGCAGAATGGGGCTTAAAGCTGTTGAAGTCTTAAAAGAGGGAAAACGCAACAGGGTAATAGCAGTAAAGAACAGTGCCATTATTGACCTTGATCTTGATGAAGCTCTTCAAATGAAAAAAGATTTACCCGAAGAGTTAATTTTATTAAGCAAAATATTGTCTCTGTAA
- the mtrB gene encoding trp RNA-binding attenuation protein MtrB, whose product MDWENEKVSGDYIVIKAEENGVNIIGLTRGRDTKFHHTEKLDKGEILIAQFTENTSAIKIRGKARVLSRHGEILSGE is encoded by the coding sequence TTGGATTGGGAAAATGAAAAAGTATCAGGCGATTACATTGTAATTAAAGCTGAAGAGAACGGTGTGAATATTATTGGGCTGACAAGAGGTCGGGATACTAAATTCCACCATACGGAAAAACTCGATAAGGGTGAAATACTTATAGCCCAGTTTACCGAGAATACTTCGGCAATAAAAATCAGAGGTAAAGCCAGAGTTTTAAGTCGCCATGGAGAAATTCTTTCCGGTGAATGA